In the Quercus lobata isolate SW786 chromosome 5, ValleyOak3.0 Primary Assembly, whole genome shotgun sequence genome, one interval contains:
- the LOC115988543 gene encoding ABC transporter B family member 9-like — protein MKQGGDDDGRGGEGEGDVVAMAVKVENQRVPFHKLFSLADRLDVFLMIVGTLGAIANGLSQPLMTLIFGQLINSFGSSDQSNVVKQVSKVAIDFLYLAVGTAIASFLQVTSWMVTGERQATRIRSLYLKTILRQDIAFFDTETSTGEVIGRMSGDTILIQDAMGEKVGKFIQLFSTFFGGFVIAFARGWLLSLVLLSCIPAIILIGGVMSILLSRMTSRGQVAYAEAGNVVEQIVGAIRTVASFTGEKRAIEKYNKKLRIAYAATVQQGLASGLGLGILLLIMFCTYGLAVWYGAKLIVEKGYNGGQVFNIMLAIMMGGMSLGQTSPSMNAFASGQAAAYKMFDTIKREPNIDAYDTNGVILEDIRGEIELKDVYFRYPARPEVQIFSGFSLQVPSGTTAALVGQSGSGKSTVISLVERFYDPEAGEVLIDGVNLKQLQLKWIREKIGLVSQEPILFATTIKENIAYGKENATQEEIRTAIELANAAKFIDELPNGLDTMAGEHGTQLSGGQKQRIAIARAILKNPKILLLDEATSALDAESERIVQDALVNIMSNRTTVVVAHRLTTIRNADIIAVVQEGKIVERGTHEELIRDPEGAYSQLIHLQEGAHEVEDTRTSDIDISDIDKTMGSSGSQRFSMGRSLSRGSSGSRHSFRISYVIPGAISAYETQENGDVSSERNVMDIEKRQKVSLKRLAYLNKPEVPVLIVGSIAAAIHGVIFPMFGLLLSSAINMFYEPKEKLQKDSRFWALVFVGLGCLSLTVLPVQNYFFGVAGGRLIERIRSLTFEKVVHQEISWFDDPANSSGAVGARLSTDASTVRSLVGDALALVVQNISTIIAGLLIAFTANWKLALIILAVLPILFMQGYFQMKFMTGFSADAKVMYEEASQVANDAVGSIRTVASFCAEKKVMDLYQEKCDGPKKHGVRLGLISGVGFGFSFFALYCTNAFCFYIGSVLVKHGNATFGEVLKVFFALTMAAIGVSQSSALAPDTGKAKDSAASIFEILDSKPSIDSSSNEGITLPSVTGNIELQNVNFKYPTRPDVQIFKDLSLRIPSGKTVALVGESGSGKSTVISLIERFYDPDSGRVLLDEVDIIKFRLSWLRQQMGLVSQEPVLFNESIRANILYGNDGNATEEEIDAATKAANAYNFICSLPDGYDTSVGERGIQLSGGQKQRIAIARAILKNPKILLLDEATSALDAESERVVQDALDRVMVNRTTVVVAHRLNTIKGADAIAVVKNGVIVEKGRHEILMKITDGVYASLVALHMSSLT, from the exons atGAAACAAGGAGGTGATGATGATGGAAgaggaggagaaggagaaggagatgTAGTAGCCATGGCTGTGAAAGTTGAGAACCAGAGGGTTCCATTCCATAAACTGTTCTCTTTGGCGGACCGGCTTGACGTGTTCCTGATGATTGTGGGCACCTTAGGAGCCATAGCTAATGGGCTATCGCAGCCGCTCATGACACTCATCTTTGGGCAGCTGATCAACTCGTTTGGCTCCAGTGACCAATCCAATGTCGTTAAACAAGTGTCTAAG GTGGCAATAGACTTTTTGTACTTAGCAGTTGGTACGGCAATCGCTTCATTTCTAC AGGTAACGAGTTGGATGGTAACAGGAGAAAGGCAGGCCACCCGAATTCGTAGTTTGTACTTGAAAACGATACTAAGACAAGACATTGCCTTCTTTGACACTGAAACATCTACTGGAGAGGTCATCGGGAGGATGTCTGGGGATACCATTCTCATTCAGGATGCCATGGGTGAAAAG GTTGGAAAATTCATACAacttttttctactttttttggtggatttgtGATTGCCTTTGCAAGAGGATGGCTCCTTTCATTAGTTTTGCTTTCTTGTATACCTGCTATTATTCTTATTGGTGGAGTTATGTCAATCCTGCTGTCAAGAATGACAAGCCGTGGGCAAGTTGCTTATGCAGAAGCTGGCAATGTAGTAGAACAAATAGTTGGAGCCATAAGAACA GTTGCTTCTTTCACTGGGGAGAAGAGAGCAATAGAAAAATACAACAAGAAGCTAAGAATTGCCTACGCTGCTACAGTTCAACAAGGGCTGGCCTCAGGGCTAGGACTAGGTATACTTTTACTCATTATGTTTTGCACTTATGGACTCGCTGTATGGTACGGAGCCAAACTGATCGTTGAAAAGGGATACAATGGAGGACAAGTCTTCAACATAATGTTGGCAATCATGATGGGTGGAAT GTCTTTGGGCCAGACATCCCCTAGCATGAATGCATTTGCATCAGGGCAAGCTGCAGCTTACAAAATGTTTGACACAATCAAGCGAGAACCCAATATTGATGCCTATGACACCAATGGGGTCATATTGGAGGACATAAGAGGTGAAATTGAACTCAAAGATGTGTACTTCAGATACCCTGCAAGGCCAGAAGTACAGATCTTTTCTGGGTTCTCATTGCAAGTTCCAAGTGGCACAACTGCTGCTCTAGTTGGGCAAAGTGGAAGTGGGAAGTCTACAGTGATCAGCCTAGTTGAAAGATTTTATGATCCCGAAGCTGGTGAAGTACTTATAGATGGTGTAAATTTGAAGCAGTTGCAGCTTAAATGGATAAGGGAGAAGATTGGTTTGGTTAGTCAAGAACCTATTCTTTTTGCGACTACCATAAAGGAAAACATAGCATACGGGAAGGAAAATGCGACTCAAGAGGAAATCAGAACAGCAATTGAGCTTGCTAATGCTGCAAAATTCATAGACGAGCTACCCAAC GGGCTTGACACAATGGCAGGGGAGCATGGAACTCAACTCTCTGGTGGACAAAAGCAAAGAATTGCAATTGCAAGGGCCATTCTAAAGAACCCAAAAATCCTCCTCCTTGATGAAGCAACAAGCGCACTGGATGCTGAGTCTGAACGCATAGTTCAAGATGCATTAGTAAACATCATGTCAAATCGAACAACTGTGGTTGTTGCACATCGTTTGACAACTATTAGGAATGCTGACATTATAGCTGTGGTGCAAGAAGGGAAAATTGTAGAGAGAG GAACACATGAGGAGTTGATAAGAGATCCAGAAGGGGCTTACTCCCAGCTAATTCACCTGCAAGAAGGAGCTCATGAAGTGGAAGACACCAGAACCTCTGACATTGATATTTCTGATATAGATAAGACCATGGGTAGTTCTGGCAGCCAGAGATTCTCTATGGGAAGATCCTTAAGTAGAGGGTCATCAGGTAGCAGGCATTCTTTCAGAATTAGCTATGTTATCCCTGGAGCAATTAGTGCCTACGAGACTCAAGAAAATGGGGATGTGAGTTCTGAAAGAAATGTGATGGATATAGAGAAGCGTCAAAAGGTGTCCCTGAAACGGTTGGCATATTTGAACAAGCCTGAGGTTCCAGTGTTGATAGTAGGATCCATTGCTGCAGCCATACATGGTGTAATTTTCCCCATGTTTGGCCTATTACTGTCATCAGCCATTAATATGTTCTATGAAcctaaagaaaaattacaaaaagattCTCGATTTTGGGCACTTgtgtttgtgggtttgggttgccTTTCTCTGACAGTTCTTCCAGTGCAAAATTACTTCTTTGGAGTAGCAGGTGGAAGATTGATAGAACGAATTCGATCCTTGACATTTGAGAAGGTCGTGCACCAAGAAATAAGTTGGTTTGATGATCCTGCAAATTCAAG TGGGGCGGTTGGTGCAAGATTGTCTACTGATGCTTCCACTGTCCGGAGTCTTGTTGGTGATGCCTTGGCCTTAGTCGTTCAGAATATATCGACAATCATAGCTGGGCTACTCATAGCATTTACAGCTAACTGGAAATTGGCTTTGATAATTCTAGCTGTGTTGCCAATCTTGTTTATGCAAGGATACTTTCAGATGAAATTTATGACAGGGTTCAGTGCAGATGCCAAG GTGATGTATGAAGAAGCGAGTCAAGTGGCAAATGATGCAGTTGGCAGCATTAGGACTGTTGCGTCATTTTGCGCCGAAAAGAAGGTGATGGATTTGTACCAAGAGAAATGTGATGGCCCGAAAAAACATGGAGTTAGGTTAGGACTCATAAGTGGAGTAGGTTTTGGCTTCTCTTTCTTTGCACTCTACTGCACAAATGCATTTTGTTTCTATATCGGTTCTGTTCTTGTGAAACATGGAAATGCAACATTTGGCGAAGTTTTAAAG GTTTTCTTTGCTTTGACAATGGCCGCAATTGGAGTCTCACAATCTAGTGCTTTGGCTCCAGACACAGGCAAAGCCAAGGATTCAGCAGCTTCAATATTTGAAATTCTTGACAGCAAGCCTAGCATAGATTCAAGTAGCAATGAGGGAATCACGTTGCCCTCTGTAACTGGGAATATTGAGTTACAAAATGTCAACTTTAAATATCCCACACGTCCTGAtgttcaaattttcaaagaCTTGTCCTTGAGAATCCCCTCTGGAAAG ACCGTTGCTTTGGTTGGAGAGAGCGGTAGTGGAAAATCAACAGTAATCAGCCTCATAGAGAGATTTTATGATCCTGATTCAGGTCGTGTACTGTTGGATGAAGTTGATATCATAAAGTTCAGACTAAGCTGGTTGAGGCAACAAATGGGATTGGTTAGTCAAGAACCTGTCCTCTTCAATGAATCCATCCGTGCCAACATATTATATGGCAACGATGGGAATGCCACTGAGGAAGAGATCGATGCAGCCACAAAAGCAGCAAATGCATACAATTTTATATGCTCACTGCCTGATGGCTATGACACCTCTGTAGGGGAAAGAGGAATACAGTTATCCGGGGGCCAAAAGCAACGAATAGCCATTGCAAGAGCCATACTAAAGAACCCGAAAATCCTTTTGCTCGACGAGGCTACAAGTGCACTAGATGCAGAGTCAGAACGCGTGGTGCAGGATGCTTTAGATAGAGTGATGGTAAATAGAACAACAGTTGTTGTTGCTCACCGCCTGAACACTATCAAAGGAGCTGATGCAATCGCGGTGGTGAAGAATGGTGTGATTGTAGAGAAGGGAAGACATGAAATTCTGATGAAGATCACTGATGGGGTCTATGCCTCTTTGGTAGCACTTCATATGAGTTCTTTAACGTGA